In the genome of Lathyrus oleraceus cultivar Zhongwan6 chromosome 4, CAAS_Psat_ZW6_1.0, whole genome shotgun sequence, the window AATTTTCTTATTATTTCCTAAGGTGCCCTACTTAATTCCTTTTACAAACACATATCCTCGAATTTACATTCGTTGAAACTTTTTTCTCATAGAGTTCGAGAGTAATAAGGACGATGGTATATATGGATTCCATGATACGATTAGTATTTTCATTGAACTAAATATCTAACACTAAATATTCATGAAATTCATGGTATTCATCAAATTCATCACCGCTTATGTCAGGGAGATCATCCGAATCTACCAAATTCTCTAGTTCGTGTTTATTCTAGCATTTCCAATTTTTTGAGCACCTTTCGCGATTGTTTCCAATCCTTGAAGACTATGATCTAACATGTCAGACACACCATCATTAGGGGCTTCATATGCTTCATATCTTTTCAAATTCttattttttttttgcattaaAGGCTTCAAATATTTACACCTCCTTTTCAAAAGTTTGTTCATCAATATCTCTTGAATGGAAAAATATTTCAATAGCCATATGTACCTTAGGTGAATATATTTCTTTATCTCCTTAATCGTGTACTTTTTGAAATTATCTCAAgattttttttcatttctttgAATTTATTTTTCCTTTAACGCCTTTGTTTTTTTGTTCCATGTGAAATTAGTCGACTGAGAGACATTGCCTTTCACGTTTTTGTTTGACTACCCATTATCCTTTAGATATATTATCTAGGGGCTTCATCATTCTCTTTGATATCATCTCACTATTTTTTTACCGTTATTTTCATAGACTTCGTACCTTCCTCCATTGTGATCTTTGCCACCCATTTCTTTTCATTAATAATGGATTCCTTGTCAATCAAAGTATCTTTAAGGTATATTATATCTTTATTTTAAACGAATTGGTATCCTTCCCTTTGGCATTTCTTAAAGCATTAATTATAAGAGTAGCTTTTTACTTTAAGTAATTCAATTGTTAACACAACTTCCATGAAAATATCTTACATATCATCTTTAATATCATACATATCTATGATAGAGGCAAGTTCTGGGGCTCTTCCAAGACTAGTATCTTTTTTTAATGAAAATTTCAATATGCAGTGTTCTGAAATCTAATTCATTCAGTTCGTGTCAAGCTTGCCCCAGAAATTTTTCTCTCATATGATGTTTTATATTGGTGATGCCTATTGAAGTGTACTCATCAATAGGGAATTTGATAACTATTTTCCAACCATCGCCATGGCCTTTCAATGAAGTGTACAATCAATTCATCCTCTTAATATTTTTAATTCATCATATCAGATAATGTAACTTCAGGGCTAAATCCAATCAAACTTGTCAAGTAAACTCCTTTCTATGTTTGACCAATTTTGTATAGATTCTGGTACAAGATAAGAAACCATATAAAAGTTATTCTTGTCAAAGATAAAGAGAACAACTATAGTTTGTAGATGTTATTTTGATTCCCTTCACTTTTCTAATTTCCTCTAAGAACATAACACAATTAGGAGTTTTGTAACCTTTAGGTAGAGGAACCATTTTTTCACCCACTTAGGATAATGTTTCATATAAATAGGTATATCTATAGCACTCTAGGAAACCTTGTTGAAATTGAGTTTGATGTTGAGTATTCCGCCATTAATGGTCTTGGTTTATATGAATGTTGTATCCTAAAAAAGTTTGTGGTGCCACTTGATACAGTTTGTCATAGCACTCCATATagtttgtcatagcatgttttgATTATGATTTATAGTCCTTTCTAGTGTGTTATGTTTTTAATTCGGTTGTTTTTTTTCGGAATTAATAAAGATTCTAAATAATTTTGGGAAAGACCAATTGAAGCCATTGTCATTCTAATTAGACAAATTCTATATTATTTTAATAGGAAAGTTAAATACAATTACAAAGCAAGGAGACGATTAGCACACGAGAAACAGAAGAAAAAGTGGAAAATTAAAAAAAGAGCCCAAGATCACAAGTGACGCTATTTTTAGATGTTGGCAAGAAAATCGAAACTCCCCAAAGCTAGAGTGGCGCGCTTGTGCGGTTAAGTTTTACTTATGTACAATATTATGATCATATCTAGAGTTTTGTAAGTCCGTTTGAGATGAAACTAGCAGCAGTTGTAAGCTAACTTCTAAagatataacttttatgaagaagTCAATGTCTAAATTAAAATGTAAAAGGGTATAAATTAGCAAGAAAAAATATAACATGGTGACAATGTTGAACTATAAACATTGGGATATTATTTCAACCCTAAAAACCCATTATAATGCCTATTTAATGAGAAGGAAAGCAGGTGtttctgtttttcatttttgttcTACATTTAGGTtccaaaattttaaaataaaGAGTCATACTTTGAAGAAAATGAGAATGGAAAACGCATGACATCATTATAGAATCATCTATATCGTCTCTAAGGTTAGTCTCtaatttttctattttaattGCCATGAATCCCTTACAGATGATTGACTAGTTACATTAGATTAGTCTCCCTTAGATGAATTTCCCTCAATAATATGAACCATATGATTCATGTAGATTTGCTCTTTGTAATGGACATCTTATAATTATTATGTATTATCGTGTTTAATGTGAACCATGTGATTCATGTTTAATGAGTGGTTAAtctcttattttctttttttaaggATTAGTAAGAATAAACCAAATATAttatgaaaataaataaatgtttGTTAGAAGATTAACCGGGGTTTTCCAAGTTTATTATTTTATCAATTGTATTATGTCAAATATTCAAAGAATTTCATAATTCTCCCCCAATGAAGAGAATggataaaattaaaaaaaaaatcaattctCTAAATTGCTCGAGAAGAGATTTTACCTATAACATCTTTCTTTGTTGAGTTGTAAATTAGGATCACCAAAAGTTTCCATAGAATTCCTTAACCATCAAAATCATCAAAACCATCATTTGTGGGAGCTTTTAAATGCATGATTTGCACTACTTTCCTTAATTTACAAATAAGTCATCAAAGTTGCAAAGCATTCCTGTAAAACAAGTTAGGTTTTCACATTTGGTATCCAAATCTTTTGGGGCCATGTGTGTTAGTTTTTTAAGAGACCTTGAGGTATTTCTCTTTGACCATCTTAAATCATGTAGTTTAGAATAATAAAAACTTCTAAATAACCAAGCTAATGATAAAAATTGCATTTATAAGTATTGTTCCATTCATGAATCATAAGAAATTGAAGTAGGTTGTGAGAAGTCATAAATCGATCGTGCTGATATCTGATACCGTGGTGTGGGAGTGGACCTGCAAGGTTAGTAATCCAACGTCCAAGTCAGTTCAATATTCAAGATGGTTGTAGTGAAAAATGGATATTAGATAGTTTACCTTGTTTTTCCTGGGATATGACTTTTATACCTTGGATCATGTGGAGTTGGTTTGTGTTGCTTTGGGCTTATCCATTTGAGCCTTTGGACGACCCAGAACAGTTATCCCCAAGGCTTGTCAGACGCTTAGGGATCCAGGGAAGTATTTAGCGATCATGGTCGGCCTCCAAGGAAGTTATCTGATTTGAATTAGAAGAGAAACATTTGGATTCATTTGAAAAAATAGTGAGGAGTAAGCACATTAAATGCATTTTCATGTTTCATTACTTCTTCACAACACACAGACTAAAGTGACTAGTAAGGGAACGGCGTTGCAAATAGTGCATTCAAGTTTGTTTACCTTTCCAAGGGAAAATCTAGTTGTTGATTATGTAACTGACTTCTACAGCTGATCAGGTTTGTTTGATCATTtttgctatatatatatatatatatatatatatatatatatatatatattgatcaGTCGGTGTATGAAATCGGAAGAAGTCTGTGATGAAGTAGGGATGCTTTGGGTGGAAGTCGGATAGTGGCCAGAGCTAGAACACGAACTCGCCTAATGGATACTCGAGGTATAACCCGACTTAACAAAGTCATCGTCTTGCCGGGATGAGGGGTCCTAATATGCCGAGGTGGAGAGCCTCGTGTTGTCGGATATGGAACCCGAATAGGCCGAGATAATAGAGAGACAAAAGGCCACCATTTGGAAACGGTCTCAAAAAATGAAAGGTCATAACAATACCATAATGATGCAGTCGTTACAAGCCATGAAGAAGTCAAATTAAATGATAAAACGACAACAGTTTTTTAATCTTTGAATGTAGGAAAGAAGGGAAAGGGTTTTTCATAATTGTTGGGGTGAGGAATGAGCCTATATAAGGGACATTAAGAAATAAAGAAAGGCATATAAGAACTACTTGAACATTTACAAACACGTAACCGATCATTTGAGGCTCTCCCTGACAAATATCAAGGAAGTGAACCTTTTAGTATTTTTAGCAAgaacaatatatatatatatatatatatatatatatatatatatatatatatatatatatatatatatatatatatatatatatatatatatatatatatatgaacaAAAACCCAAAGTTTTGGATAACATAGTATTTTCCGTCCTTGTAAGTTGGCGTATTTTTTTGTTTTAGTTTTTCTAATATAAATCTTTTTTTGGTTTTAGTCCCTAATTATAGGTTTGTGATCATATATTTATCTCTAAACATTCATACAAACCCAAACTTTTTTCAAAGTCTTTTTTTGATTATGTAGTTTTATTATTCACTCTTTCTCTCACAATCTTCACCATCATCTTTCATTAGAGTTTCATCGGCTTCTTTTGATTCCcttcaaaatcttcaatatgCAGAATCCAAAATCCCTCACTTTTGCAACCCTTTTCTCCACATTCTAAATCATGAACCTCCTGTTCATGACATAGAATCAAAATCTTCTCAATTTTTCAACTCTAATTATAAATTTCCAATCGTTGACACTCCTTTTTAAGATCCATAACTCAAATGTATTTTGGTGAGGAAGTAACATAGATTATTTGTTTGTACTCTCTttcttttttgtttgtttgtatttttatttgttttcttgAATTTTATAGCATTTCTTCAAGTTGCAATTGATTCTTTGGTGTTACGATATCAATTTCAACATAAATTTTGGATTTGAAAAATTTTGGGTTTGTATGAAGGTTGTGGTCAAGATATGAACACAAATCCAAAATTCTTGTTTAAATAGTTTTTTTGTCTATGTAAATTGTCATGTTTTTGGTTTCAACCCCTAAAtcttttcttttttttggttTTAATCTCTAATTTGGAGTTTCATATTAAAAGGTTTTAAGTCAATGGTACAACTACAAAGCTCTTGACTAACATTAATGAATTGAAGTATTTAACTAATAAGAAAGTAAGGTTGATAAAGTCATTAATCTAATAATAGCCAAACACTTCTACCGTTGAAGAATATAAACAAACAATGAATTTAATTATTTTTAGAGACATTATGAAAAATTCCACACAAAATTTGGTTTAACACCTTCACAACAACACACCACTCATTGTTTTAAAGGTTAAACAGTGGAAATAGATTTAGAAGAGAAGACATACATTTTAGAGTTTGAATATGAAGATTAAAGTGAGAATGCAATCGAGAACGATGCTTGGAACAATTGAGAACAATAATTAAAATTGTGAATGATTAAATAGAAGTTGAAGATAAATGATTAAATAGAAGTTAAAGATAAatttgaaggtgagaaaaaatAGAAATGGAGATTGATGACGGAAGAAGAagttttattaattttttttttatttcgtCCTCTGATACCATGTCATTAATTTCACGTTATTAAATATTTGAcactttaattattttttatagTAACATAGAGTTGACGTCAAATATTAAAATCAAACAAAACTCAACCTATAAAAACCCATCTAAAAAAATTTAAGAACTAAAATAAAAAAACTCACttataaaaaaaaactttttaAATCAATATAAAAGTACAAATTTCTAATTGTCCTAAAATGAAAATAATGTAATTTAAACCTGTCACTTTATATTCCATTAAAAGTGCCATGCATGCGCCATAAATGGATACAAACCGACTCCTGTTTGCACGAGGTTAGCATCTTCCTAAGATCCATAAATATAGCGCTAATTTTCAGATATAACGAGCAGCAATAAAGGGGGGAACTCAATTTTAGCGACAAGAAAATCAGAAGGATCCTAAATCCATAGTATTCGTCAAACCACTCAATAAAAAGCAAGTTATCGAGAGTGCAAGCTTTCTTACTTTATAAATATCTCCACACTTTTGCAAAGTTATTTACAAACGTTAGTGCTTAATCAATCACATTACTGGTTGCCGACAAGCCATTTTACCCATTTAAACTTCAAATTTAAATTAGAAAAATAGTTATCTATAATCATTATGAATCCAGTCAAAAACCTCCCTAAAGTAATGTTTGGCTTTAACTAGACAATGGTAGAAAAAATGTTTATCATTCACTTTTATTCAATTTATTATTACTACTATTAATAGGATAGATTAATAGGATAGAGTAATATTTTTGATGAGTAGTGTACTATATGTATAATCATTGACCTCTAGAATACCATACACTAAATATCAAAATAAATGTGAGTATGTAGTATTTGGATTTaatatttgaaaattaaaaataaataaaaaaagaatttTGGCGTCATCTATGACTCGAGAGCAAAACGAGTTTTGAGCAAATCATAAGGGGCCCACAAAGCATCCAAAGGACAAGGCCTATTAGCATCAAGCCTGGCCCACGGTTTTCCCTTTCCACTCCAATGCAACAAACTCACCGGGCCCGGGTGCAGGTCCCGACAAAGCCCACGAAAGTTATCACCACCAAGCCCGTGCTGGTTCCACCGATGATCCACCGGCGTAATCCTCCCCGCAAAAACTAACAAAAACGGCGGCAACGATCCCAGCTCATAGATCCGCATTCTCTTCTGCAACTCCATCCACTCCCGGATCATGGTAGTATAGTCACCGGAACGCCACCGCTCAAGATCAATAACCATAACACCAGTATTGAAGTAACAAGCCTCACGGTTCGCGAATGTAAGCGAAAGTGAAGGATTCGACCAAAACGAAGGAGTGAAATAAATACTGAAATTCGCGCCGCAGTATTCCGGTGCAGCGATGACGGTGTTTGACCGGAGAGGAGTAGCCGCGAGTTTCGCAATGTCGTCGACGAGGATTAAGTCGGAGTCAAGGTAAACGACTCTGGTGATACAAAACGGTAGGAGGTCAGCGAGGTAGGTTCGAGCGTAGTTGAGGGGACAGTCCAAGGCGGAGCGGATGGAGGTTGAAATCAATCCGGCGACGGGCTCGTCGTTGAAAGGGTAGATTTGGTATTTTAAATATGGGAATGAGTTAGTTATGATTCTGTTGAGAACGGTTGTGGAGGAACGTTTTGAAGCGGAGGTAATGAAATGGAAGACGATGTTTTCTGGACATGAGGAGTGTTGGAGTACGGAGAGGATCGCTGCCATGGAGCCGCGGATGTAGGACACGTCAAGTGTCATTGCCACGTGTACGGCTTCGATTGAGCATTGTTCGTTAGTATGGAATATAATGGTTTTGCATGTTGGGGAGTTGTAGAACTTTGGTGCTTCTTTGAAACCTTCTTCAGTGGTAATGCATAAGGTGTGATtggaaaagaaaagaataacACTAACACATAAGAATAAGAATAATGCAAATTGGAACTTCATTGGTGATAGGTGTGGGATTTGGGGATTAAAGTGTGGATTTGAGTTAGTTATATTTGAAGAAGTTGAAAGGAGAGAGAAGGGGGAAAAGGCAAGGTGAGTGGATTTGTGGGGGAACGACACTACACTATTCTGCTGCGTACGTTTTCTCTCGGTGGTCTTCAGCCCACCTTGGTACAAAAACAACCACCTTATGCTCAAGTCAATGATGAatgatttttaattgttttacatGTTTGAACGTATACGTAATATATTCTTTTCGTATTATATTGTTATTAGTACCATATTTTATTCCTTGTTATAGATTATCATAGTCAATCTTTCTGAATTGTTTATTTGAAAGATAAAATAACATCAATAGAGTCAAAGTTATAGTGgtgtttttttaaatataaaatcAAAGTTATTTTTGTTAATCTcattaatattatatatttaataGTGAATAATATTTGGATGAGATTAAGGTGGTTGCTTTTTGTATTATAGTAAAATCAAAGTTATTCGTATATACCACATGAAAAAATAGTATACATTTAATTTAGACAAAAATAAATGACGATAATTTGCTAAAAATATTGCTCGCTAATTAATGAGAATAAGAgtataatttatttttaataaaaaatcaAAGCATCAATTATTATATACAATAAAAATTAGGGGTATTGGGCATGTCCATTTTGCTCGCATTTTAGTATGGGGACAAGGATTTATGCTCTCGCCTTCTAATGTGTCCGCTCCGCCCTGTCACGTTTACTTCGCGGACTTTTGTAGGCACGAACATTTATATAAACTTTTGTATTATTAGACTTAAAAAATGCAGTGTTTGCGGGCTTTTCTCGTCTCACTCTCACTTTTTTGCAGAACAGACTAAGTTTTAGGCTCTCACCCTCAACTATGACCGCTCCATCTCGCCCTGTTTTTTATAGGATTTGGCAGGACGGACCTAAATGGGGCGGACATGCCAGTTTGTCATCTCTAAAAAAAACTTCTACTATCCTGATGATATATTAGATGAGAATTTATGTATGAGAAGAAGAGAAAGGATCTTATGGGAGACAATGGTTAAGCAAGATTATCTTGCATttgtgtgtgtgagagagaggTATGTTTTACATATATCCTAGTTAGCTTGAGTAGTTAGTTATATGCTTCTAACTTCCTAACAACCTTTCCAAAGTTAGATTAACTAACTTTGGCTGAGACTTCTTTAAGACTTTCTCACAAACTCATGGAGACTGGAGTGTAGTAACTTTGgaacttttttttttaaataaccatgTTTTATAAAAAAAGTATCCAAAATAGCCATGTTTAAAAAAATACCAAAGTATTAATGTTTTAAATAAAAGCAATTTGAACACAAGAGGAGTAACCAAAGGGTATGGCGCGTGCATTTATATTTGTGCATAGGCATCATGCATGGTGGTGCATGCTTATAGTGTCAATCAAAAAGCATATGTAAAAGTCTGACTCATGCATTCATTTTTGTACAGGGGCGTCGTGCATGATGGCGCATGCTTATAGTGACAGCTATATGCGTAGGTAAAAGTCTATTTACCGTAGGCATAAGCCGATATATTTATATGTACGACACTTTTTTCTAACATATAATTTGTTGTACCTACAGTAAAGTGTTGTATGAATAAGTGTTTCAGGCTATACCTATGGTAAATAGATTCTTACTTGTGTTTTTTCACTGGCACTATAAGCATGCACCATAATGCATGACGTCTATGTACAAAAAATGAATGCATGCGCCATACTCTCTGGCTACTCTTCTTGTGTTCAAATTTTTTAGTTTGAAATATGGTTATTTTGGTTTGTTTTTTAAAACATGattattttggattttttaaaaaatatggttatttaaaaaaaattgtgaCTTTGAGTTTGGATTTAAATGTGTTGAACAAGTTGGTAGGGAGATGCATGGTAAACATGTATGCCATTTGTGCATGGCCTGGAACATGTTTGATTTGTAGCTTGCTGGCTTTTATTCTCTTACGTTCGAAATGTATATCAAGTTTGATATGGTTAGTTCTAGCATGTAAAATTGGATGTGTGATAACAAAACAACATTAAGATTATCACATAGTAATGATAAAGTTAGGTAATTTATATGAAGTTTAGACAAGAGAGATTCCAACCATAGAAGTTTAGACGTTGTGTGTGCCAAATCTCGATATTCGACTTCAAGCCACCAGGTTAGAGCCAAAGTACATACAAGAACTTAAAGTCTGCCATCAGGGTCACTTACCCAATCTGAAAGGTTATAGGCTCTTAATGAGATTTTTTATAGTGGATTGGAATGTGAGAGCAATAAACTGTTTGTGGTTGTCCCACTTAGATACCACAATATTTGTTTAACCAAAATCCAATTAGGTTAAAGCGGGTTTGCCATGAACTGGCAGGCTTTATTCATACAGAAATCTATGTTTTGTCGTATAAGTGTGACATATAATTTTCTTTTAACCAAACTCCAATGAGGTATAAATAGGTTGGCCATGAACTAGCAGGTTTATTTACAAATAAAGTTATGTATGGCCGTGTAAGTGTGACATACTATAGAGCTTTAATTGTGGATTTATGCATGGCAAGATCTATTAGCACATGAATTCCATGTTTGCTCAAATTGCAGTGACTATATATGGGTGTACTCACTCCATTAGCACCAATCATGTTGACTTTGCATAACATATCCTTGATATAATTTATTTGTGTTAAAAGCATGGTCCATTTGATTGATAGTACACCTATATGCCAAGAATATATTTTAGGATGCCAAGTTTTTCCTGAGAAAACTTATCATGCAATTTAGTGATAAGTTCATGGATTAGTGTAGAGGATGTGTCTTACAGTAGGATATCATAAACATACACTAAAGAATACAAAATGGAACTTTAGTGCttggagagagagagagggagagagagagagagagagagagagagagagagagagagagtcaTACTTACTAGAGGAAAAGCCAAAGTGGATCAAGACTTGATGTAACTTCTCATAATAGACCATTGGGGCCTACTTTAAGCCATAAATATCCTTCTTTAATTTCCATACAAAGGTTGAGTTACAATCAGAAAAACCAAGAGGATGTTGCATATAAACCTTTTCTTGAAGTTATCCATTAAGAAAAACATTGTTGATGTCAATTTATTGTACTTCTCATTTGTATGTGATAGCCAAAAAAAGAGGATGCTCTTAATGGTTCTTGGTTTAACCATATGTGAGAATGTTTCATGAAAGTGAAATCCTTGTTTTTTGATGGAACTCTTTAGCTACCAACTTTGACTTATACTTGTTAACATTTCCATATAGATTTTCCTTAACTTTGAACAACCCATTTACAACCTATAGGTTTCATATAAGGAGGAAATATTGACAAAGTTCAAGTACAGTTCTTTATAAGTGAGTCATATTCAGACTTCATGGCCTCAAACCTCTCAAGTTGAGAGAGTTCTTGTTCGATAGAGTTGGGTTAAGTGTAGACAAGAATGGCTTTGGGTTTAGACTTTCCTGTTTTAGCTCTAGTCAGCGTAAGATGTATGTTTACTAAGAAATTGGTTTGTTAAGGTTAGGTTTGAAAACAAGTAAACAAAGAATTGTGACGTGAATAAATTGATTTTTGAGAGAAAGTGGAAGTATTTTCATTGTTTTGAGGTTCCTTAAATCTGAAGTAAATGGTAAACTCAAGTAACCTGAAGTTAAGTGTAGTTGTGACAGGACATGTAGGTGTACTTGAAATTGACTGAAAAGTGTTTGACACATGTGATGTCTTAGGAGAGTGCCCAAcagttaagagttgaaaagatctgaccgatgggtagcaatccaattggcaagaatgccatatagaaaccccaaattcccttggatattagaatcaagcaacaaacaatgcatacaatattaatttgaagagcaaggcatcaaataaagatagccccatccaagctttagccactccatgatctccttcaaatttgcccatgtaacagatgaattccacaagtcacaggttcaaaaataacagcttcacaatggtcatgctgcagatgaactcagagggatcttcaaagatgtatcatat includes:
- the LOC127074524 gene encoding probable galacturonosyltransferase-like 1, whose protein sequence is MKFQFALFLFLCVSVILFFSNHTLCITTEEGFKEAPKFYNSPTCKTIIFHTNEQCSIEAVHVAMTLDVSYIRGSMAAILSVLQHSSCPENIVFHFITSASKRSSTTVLNRIITNSFPYLKYQIYPFNDEPVAGLISTSIRSALDCPLNYARTYLADLLPFCITRVVYLDSDLILVDDIAKLAATPLRSNTVIAAPEYCGANFSIYFTPSFWSNPSLSLTFANREACYFNTGVMVIDLERWRSGDYTTMIREWMELQKRMRIYELGSLPPFLLVFAGRITPVDHRWNQHGLGGDNFRGLCRDLHPGPVSLLHWSGKGKPWARLDANRPCPLDALWAPYDLLKTRFALES